Proteins encoded within one genomic window of Polaribacter sp. NJDZ03:
- a CDS encoding BT0820 family HAD-type phosphatase, translating to MLSTNPLIIAVDFDGTIVEDAYPKIGEEMIFAFDTLKRLQSQGHRLILWTYRHGKRLDEAVAFCKENDIEFYTVNKSFPEEEYDEKHSRKIHADLFIDDRNIGGFLGWTEIHKAIFNYEPPQKKKKGFFSFFK from the coding sequence ATGCTATCAACAAACCCACTTATAATTGCTGTAGACTTTGATGGTACCATTGTAGAAGATGCGTATCCTAAAATTGGCGAAGAAATGATCTTTGCTTTCGATACCTTAAAAAGATTACAATCTCAAGGGCATCGATTAATTCTTTGGACCTACAGGCACGGAAAAAGATTAGATGAAGCTGTTGCTTTCTGCAAAGAAAATGATATTGAATTTTATACTGTTAATAAAAGTTTTCCTGAAGAGGAATATGATGAAAAACACAGTCGTAAAATACATGCTGATTTATTTATAGACGACAGAAATATTGGTGGATTTTTGGGTTGGACAGAAATACACAAAGCTATTTTTAATTACGAGCCACCTCAAAAAAAGAAAAAAGGTTTTTTCTCATTTTTCAAATAG
- a CDS encoding thioredoxin family protein, with the protein MKKVFLLACIMVFASCNGQKKVTAKKNQSGDLIGLANKASFQQTPYSTWFNERLESYTPDSATITMLKKELEGVKIKGFMGTWCGDSKRETPHFYKILEQSGFNLNNLELITVDRSKKTPDNLQEGLQIERVPTFIFYRDGKEIGRYVEYARESLEKDMLKIVSGEAYKHSYEK; encoded by the coding sequence ATGAAAAAAGTCTTTTTATTGGCTTGTATTATGGTTTTTGCATCTTGCAACGGCCAAAAAAAAGTAACTGCAAAGAAAAATCAAAGTGGAGATTTAATAGGATTGGCTAACAAAGCCTCTTTTCAACAAACCCCTTATAGTACTTGGTTTAATGAAAGATTAGAAAGTTATACACCAGATTCTGCAACAATTACAATGCTAAAAAAAGAATTAGAAGGTGTTAAAATTAAAGGTTTTATGGGTACTTGGTGCGGAGATAGCAAAAGAGAAACACCTCATTTTTATAAAATTTTAGAACAATCTGGTTTCAATTTAAATAACTTAGAACTAATTACTGTTGACAGAAGTAAAAAAACTCCTGATAACTTACAAGAAGGTTTACAAATAGAAAGAGTGCCTACGTTTATCTTTTATAGAGACGGAAAAGAAATTGGACGATACGTAGAATATGCAAGAGAATCTTTAGAAAAAGACATGTTAAAAATTGTTTCTGGAGAAGCGTATAAACATTCATACGAAAAATAA
- the gpmI gene encoding 2,3-bisphosphoglycerate-independent phosphoglycerate mutase, protein MDKKVILMILDGWGITQDPKVSAIYNAKTPFINSLYDKYPNAQLRTDGEHVGLPEGQMGNSEVGHMNLGAGRIVYQNLARINKAVKENTLGKEKVLLDTFKYAKENNKDVHLLGLVSNGGIHAHINHLKGLLDVAKENEVDNVYLHAFTDGRDCDPKSAPFFLNEVQEHMDKSTGKIATVTGRYYAMDRDNRWERVKKAYDGVVNGVGTKTTDIINTIKTNYEAGITDEFHTPIIVTNEDGSPKAQIKEGDVVLFFNYRTDRGRELTNALSQNDFPEFGMKKLDLYFTTITLYDASFKGINVIYNTDNIKNTLGEVLSKAGKKQIRIAETEKYPHVTFFFSGGQEAPFEGESRILRNSPKVATYDLQPEMSAYELKDALCEDLKKGEADFVCLNFANGDMVGHTGMMDAAIKACEAVDICAKEVIETGLDNGYSILLIADHGNCETMMNPDGSPHTAHTTNPVPFILIDKEIKSINSGVLGDIAPTILDLMGLEQPKEMTQHSLL, encoded by the coding sequence ATGGACAAGAAAGTTATACTAATGATTTTGGATGGTTGGGGAATTACACAAGACCCTAAAGTATCTGCTATTTACAACGCAAAAACACCTTTTATTAATAGTTTATATGACAAATATCCAAATGCTCAGTTAAGGACAGACGGAGAACATGTTGGTTTGCCAGAAGGACAAATGGGAAATTCTGAAGTTGGACACATGAATTTAGGTGCTGGTAGAATTGTATATCAGAATTTAGCTCGTATTAATAAAGCTGTTAAAGAAAACACTTTAGGCAAAGAAAAAGTATTATTAGATACTTTTAAATACGCAAAAGAAAATAACAAAGATGTTCATTTATTAGGACTAGTTTCTAATGGAGGAATTCACGCACACATTAATCACTTAAAAGGATTATTAGATGTTGCTAAAGAAAATGAAGTTGATAATGTGTACTTACACGCATTTACAGATGGTAGAGATTGTGATCCTAAATCTGCACCTTTTTTCTTAAACGAAGTGCAAGAGCACATGGACAAAAGTACAGGTAAAATAGCAACCGTAACAGGTCGTTATTATGCTATGGATAGAGATAACCGTTGGGAACGTGTAAAAAAAGCGTATGATGGTGTTGTTAATGGAGTTGGAACAAAAACAACTGATATTATTAATACTATAAAAACAAATTACGAAGCAGGTATTACTGATGAATTTCATACACCAATCATTGTAACCAATGAAGATGGGTCGCCAAAAGCACAAATTAAAGAAGGTGATGTTGTACTTTTCTTTAACTATAGAACAGATAGAGGTAGAGAATTAACAAACGCGTTATCTCAAAATGATTTTCCAGAATTTGGAATGAAAAAATTAGACCTTTATTTTACAACCATCACTTTATATGATGCAAGTTTTAAAGGAATTAACGTTATCTATAATACAGATAACATTAAAAATACTTTAGGAGAAGTTTTATCTAAAGCAGGTAAAAAACAGATTCGAATTGCAGAGACAGAGAAATATCCGCACGTTACATTTTTCTTTTCTGGAGGACAAGAAGCTCCGTTTGAAGGAGAATCTAGAATTTTAAGAAACTCACCAAAAGTAGCAACCTATGATTTACAGCCAGAAATGTCTGCATACGAATTAAAAGATGCCTTGTGTGAAGATTTAAAGAAAGGTGAAGCAGATTTTGTTTGCTTAAACTTTGCTAATGGGGATATGGTAGGACATACCGGAATGATGGACGCTGCTATTAAAGCATGTGAAGCTGTAGATATTTGTGCCAAAGAAGTTATAGAAACAGGTTTAGATAATGGCTATTCTATTTTATTAATTGCAGATCATGGTAACTGTGAAACAATGATGAACCCTGATGGATCTCCTCATACAGCACATACAACAAACCCTGTTCCTTTTATTTTAATTGATAAAGAAATAAAATCAATAAACAGTGGTGTTTTAGGTGATATTGCTCCTACAATTTTAGATTTAATGGGCTTAGAACAACCTAAAGAAATGACACAACATTCTTTATTATAA
- a CDS encoding ankyrin repeat domain-containing protein, translated as MKKIILSMFVCLIAFSSINASTPKVLKSNKIISAKTYSNVNAFCRLIQMGNYEAVKALIETGQNVNTKSTGLTPLMFAARHNKAKIAQLLIDNGAKLDIKSSIGNMTALLIGKRSKAVDAIKVIREAL; from the coding sequence ATGAAAAAAATCATCCTGTCTATGTTTGTATGTCTTATTGCTTTTAGTTCTATAAATGCAAGTACACCAAAAGTTTTAAAATCGAATAAAATAATTTCTGCAAAAACGTATTCTAACGTGAATGCTTTTTGTAGGTTGATTCAGATGGGGAATTATGAAGCTGTAAAAGCTTTAATTGAAACTGGCCAAAATGTAAACACAAAATCTACAGGGTTAACGCCTTTAATGTTTGCCGCAAGACACAATAAAGCAAAAATTGCACAACTTTTAATTGATAATGGGGCAAAGTTAGATATAAAATCATCTATTGGAAATATGACTGCTTTGTTAATAGGAAAAAGATCTAAGGCGGTAGATGCCATAAAAGTGATTAGAGAAGCACTTTAG
- a CDS encoding aromatic amino acid hydroxylase: protein MSLHFELNEVTKKLPKHLHKFVVQQPYEEYTAQNQAVWRYVMRMNIDYLSKVAHKSYITGLEKTGISVENIPYMEGMNRILKEIGWAAVSVDGFIPPNAFMEFQAYNVLVIASDMRTINHIEYTPAPDIIHEAAGHAPIISNPEYAEYLRRFGEIGSKAISSAKDYEMYEAIRLLSILKENPNSTESEIDNAEQKVTYLQNNMGDLSEMAQIRNLHWWTVEYGLIGTLENPKIYGAGLLSSIGESAWCMQDEVKKVSYSIDVATINFDITKPQPQLFVTPDFAYLSLVLDEFANTMAIRTGGLKSIQKLINSDNLGTIELTTGIQISGVFTKVIQYKNNKVAYFQTTGPTALANRDKELIGHGITSHASGFGSPVGKLKGINLPIEDMSPRDLRAYGIYEGEFMTLEFESGVIVKGKAITGTRDLRGKILIISFDDCTVAYKDEILFQPEWGIYDMAVGKEVVSAYAGPADVDSFLGLGKVSETKTHKISYTVKELELYNLYAEVKILREEKSSTNIKITEIFNQLNSKFQGDWLLTLELYELALQNNFSISETILERLEELKCNKSYTKLIENGLILCQV from the coding sequence ATGAGCCTACATTTCGAATTAAACGAAGTCACTAAAAAATTACCCAAACATTTACACAAGTTTGTGGTACAACAGCCGTATGAAGAATATACTGCGCAAAACCAAGCTGTTTGGCGCTATGTAATGAGAATGAATATAGACTACTTAAGTAAAGTAGCACATAAATCTTATATAACCGGCTTAGAAAAAACAGGAATTTCTGTAGAAAACATTCCTTATATGGAAGGTATGAACAGAATTTTAAAAGAAATAGGTTGGGCTGCTGTTTCTGTTGATGGTTTTATTCCTCCAAATGCTTTTATGGAATTTCAGGCTTATAATGTATTGGTTATTGCGTCTGATATGAGAACCATTAATCATATAGAATATACGCCAGCGCCAGATATTATTCATGAAGCAGCAGGGCATGCACCAATTATTTCGAATCCAGAATATGCAGAATACTTAAGAAGATTTGGAGAAATAGGTAGCAAAGCAATTTCTTCTGCTAAAGATTATGAAATGTATGAGGCAATTAGGCTTTTATCAATCTTAAAAGAAAATCCAAACTCAACAGAAAGTGAAATAGATAATGCGGAGCAAAAAGTAACTTATCTGCAGAATAATATGGGAGATTTGTCTGAAATGGCACAAATTAGAAATTTACATTGGTGGACGGTAGAATATGGGTTGATTGGTACTTTAGAGAATCCTAAAATATACGGAGCAGGTTTGCTTTCCTCTATAGGAGAAAGTGCTTGGTGTATGCAAGATGAAGTAAAAAAAGTTTCTTATTCTATTGATGTTGCAACCATAAATTTTGATATTACAAAACCGCAACCTCAATTATTTGTAACGCCAGATTTTGCTTATTTAAGTTTGGTTTTAGATGAATTTGCCAATACAATGGCAATACGAACTGGCGGATTAAAAAGTATTCAAAAATTAATAAATTCTGATAATTTAGGGACTATAGAATTAACAACGGGAATTCAAATTTCTGGCGTTTTCACCAAAGTTATTCAGTATAAAAATAATAAAGTTGCTTATTTTCAAACAACTGGTCCAACCGCTTTAGCTAATAGAGATAAAGAGTTAATTGGACACGGAATTACAAGTCATGCTAGTGGTTTTGGAAGTCCGGTTGGTAAATTAAAAGGAATTAATTTACCGATAGAAGACATGAGTCCGAGAGATCTAAGGGCTTACGGAATTTACGAAGGTGAATTTATGACATTAGAATTTGAGAGCGGTGTAATTGTAAAAGGAAAAGCAATAACCGGAACTAGAGATTTAAGAGGTAAAATTTTAATTATTTCTTTTGATGATTGCACGGTTGCTTACAAAGATGAGATTTTGTTTCAACCAGAATGGGGAATTTATGATATGGCGGTTGGTAAAGAAGTGGTTTCTGCCTATGCGGGGCCTGCAGATGTAGACTCTTTTTTAGGTTTAGGTAAAGTTTCTGAAACTAAAACACATAAGATTTCTTATACAGTAAAAGAGTTAGAATTGTATAATTTGTATGCTGAAGTTAAGATTCTTAGAGAAGAGAAATCTTCAACAAATATAAAAATAACAGAAATATTTAATCAGTTAAATAGCAAATTTCAAGGAGATTGGTTGTTGACTTTAGAGTTATATGAATTAGCTTTGCAGAATAACTTTTCCATTAGTGAGACCATTTTAGAAAGGTTGGAAGAATTGAAATGTAACAAAAGCTACACAAAGCTAATTGAAAATGGACTAATTTTGTGTCAGGTTTAA
- a CDS encoding rhodanese-like domain-containing protein has translation MSTEIKEYLEKGAVVLDVRTQEEWDEGHTEGAEHIVLTVIPLEVEKIKAWNKPVIAVCRSGARSGQATQFLTNHGIDVINGGPWQNVDEHVS, from the coding sequence ATGAGTACAGAAATTAAAGAATATTTAGAAAAAGGAGCAGTTGTTTTAGATGTTAGAACACAAGAAGAGTGGGATGAAGGGCATACAGAAGGAGCAGAACATATAGTTTTAACGGTTATTCCTTTAGAGGTAGAAAAAATTAAAGCGTGGAATAAACCAGTAATTGCTGTTTGTAGAAGTGGAGCAAGAAGCGGACAAGCAACTCAGTTTTTAACAAACCATGGAATAGATGTTATTAATGGAGGTCCTTGGCAAAACGTAGATGAGCACGTTTCTTAG